CCCGGTCACCTGCTGCGGCAGCATCGCCTGGTCCGGCTCGGGCGCCGTCACGACGAAGTCGAGGTCGCGCCCGTCGAGCCGCACGTCGACGCCACCGCTCGGCATCGCCGCCGTGATCTCGGCCGCCGCCTGGCTGATCGCCTCCATCACCGCGAGCCGGACCGCCGGGTCCAGCGCGTAGCCCAGCCGCTCGGCGACCTCCCGCGCCTGCTCCCCCGCGCTCTCGGCAGCAGCGAGGAGGTCGCGACGGAGGCTGTCGACGTACGGCGTGATGTCCATGGACGCCACTATGACATCACGTTGACGCCATTTTCAAGCCATCGTGACGTCATTCCCGCCGACCCGGCGCCAAGTGGCTCCTAAATCGCGCCGACCCGGCAGAAAGTGTCTCGGCGCGCGAGACACTTTCTGCCGGGTCGGCGGGAGATCGGCGCCAGTTCGAGCCGGGTCGGCGATCAGGTGAGACCGAGGAGCTCG
The genomic region above belongs to Nocardioides sp. QY071 and contains:
- a CDS encoding toxin-antitoxin system HicB family antitoxin, which gives rise to MDITPYVDSLRRDLLAAAESAGEQAREVAERLGYALDPAVRLAVMEAISQAAAEITAAMPSGGVDVRLDGRDLDFVVTAPEPDQAMLPQQVTGPVPAEVPTEDEGQARVSLRLPESLKARADEAAARAGQSLNTWLVSLIRGATSDRALHVDVDLSSVPFGHDFPFGPPSAGKPGANRRLTGWL